TCGATGGGCAGACAGGTGGCATGGAAGCGTGCGAATGCGTTTGGTGTGGCGTTCCACGAACCGCTGCTCGAGTATGTTTTAGAAAGGGTTCGACGCGAATCTTTTGAATCGGGTGGCGAATGTGTTTTGCAAACCCAAGGTTGGAGGTGAGAATTAGCGCTCGTGATCGATGCGAAGGCGGGGTTCGGGTAGGCGTGGCCCCGACTTCACTCCTTACCTGTCTATGGGCAGCCGGGGGCGGGTGTGCATTAACTTTCTTGTGTGTCCGCTTCCAGGTAGATTGGAAAAGCGCCGAAGTGGCCACCTTGGGGTGGAAAGTTGATGTTCCGACTGTCCGGGCCCGAATATCATTCTCGCGCGTTATAACAATTCAACGATCTTATCCTAAGCGACGCAGAGGCTCCGGGGTCCCTCAATCCCTTTCAGTTCCATCGGTGGGCCAGTGAACAGAAGCTTCGCGACGGTGTTGAAATAGCACTAGCAGACAACATCAAGTCCGCAGCACAAAGGGCCGCCGAACTCTGTCAGGAGGGGCCGCATCTTGCTCGACCCTACGACCCTCAAGGCGTGGTCGATTCTATCCGACGAATGATCGGGTTCACGAAAATGTATTGTCCGCTTCAGGGTGGTTAACTGCATTACCGCTTATGGCGAAAACAAGGGCGAGACATGGGTTTACAATCGTTACTCTACATCAGCGAAAGCACGATCGAGCCCTGCAACGCTCAAGGCGAAGTGGAACGCATCCTTGCGACAGCCCACACGTTCAATGCGTCGGTGGGCGTCACCGGTGCACTTGTATTTACAGGAACACACTTCGCGCAGGTAGTGGAAGGCGAAGAGACGGTAGTTAGTGAACTTATTGCTTCAATTGGCCGCGACGAACGGCACACCAAGCTGGAAATCGTCATCCAAGACCCCTTGACCGCACGACGCTTTCCGGACTGGAGCATGGCTTATAATGGTCCTTCGCAATTCGTATCCCGTCACGTCATGCGCTTGTTGAATGATCCCTCCCGGTCCGAAAGTTCCCGTGCCGCTAGCTGGCTGGCCGAGCTACTTGAGCAATTCTCTGGATTCAATGGGGGAGCGCACAAGAGGTAATTCTCGATAATCTCCGTGAATATTTGCTAACAAATTTGAAATATGTGTGAGAGCGGAGACGAAGGTCTGCAACGGGGTCCTTAGCTGCCAGACAGCTATTCTCGCGGTGACCATAGTCCACATGCGATACGCAACCGGCGCACACCACGCCAACGGCGCCCATTGCGCAAACTGCGGTTCGCGATAAGGCGAGGCGCAAGTGCTATCCAAGGATAATATTTAATGAAACCTGACGACAATTTGGCCAAGCGCGCGTGGATGGCTCCACAGATCAAAGACCTCGACGGCGATGCCGATAGCATCCAGATGAGCCAGGGCGGTCCCCTTGAGGATTCGCTTTTTCTACCAACCAGCTAGGTGAGGACCAGGCGTGGGCAAGCAGCCCGCAGCCGCGCGTCGGTCAGAGCGGCGAGAGCACCGGCGCTGAATTCGGTGCTGTCAGTCTAACCGCAACTCGTCTCCGATTGGCGAGGCTTCCCCTTCCCCGCTGTCAACTCAGGCCATGAGGGTCTGCCACTCGGCCAGTGCGGCCGAGCGGCGGATCTCGTAGGTCTGTCGGTCGATCAAATGGCGTTCGAGATTGAAGTGGTTGTGTACGTTGGCGTGGACCGAGGCGAACTTTTGTAGGCTCGATATCTGTCGCAACCGTAGCATCGCCCGCTCTCGACGTCGGAATGGCAGGTGGCTGTTCTCCACCCTGTTGTTGGCCCAGCGTCCCATTACTTGCTTCTCGGCGTTGCCCAGCTTGGTCATCGCTGCCTTGTAGGAACTTAGCCCATCGGTGGTGATCTCGGCCGGCGAGCCGTGACGTCGCAGCGCTTTCTTCATGAACCGCAGGGCCGCCTTCTTGTCTCTCGTCTTGGTGACGTAGCTCTCGAGCACCTCAACCTCTCAGTCGACCGCTCGCTACAGGTAGTGCATCTCGCCGTTGATCTTCACGTACACCTCGTCGAGATGCCACTTCCACTGACGGAAGCCCTTCATTCGGCTGACCCGCTGGCGCCGGACGTCTGCCGCAAACATCGGGCCGAACCTTTTCCACCAATGGCGCACCGTCTCGTGGCTGATGTCGATCCCGCGCTCGAAGAGCAGGTCTTCAACGTTCCGCAGGCTCAGCGGGAAGCGGACGTACATCATCACAACCAGGCGGATCACCTCAGGCGACGAATTAAAAAAGCGGAATGGGCTGGCTGATTTACGAGGTATTGGTATGGCCGCGCCTCTAGCTGATTAGGACCGTTCTGCCAGCGGGTGCATTTGCTCTGACAGGACCCCCTCGTCAGATAGATCAAAATTGCGTCTGGATCGTCAACCCGTAGGTTCGCGGATCACCCGGGTTGCCGACGATCAAGCCGGTGTTGCCGCTAGGAACCTGGAGTTGTTCGAAGTAATCCTGACCAAAGGCGTTGCGGACCCACCCAAAAATGTTGAAGCCCTCTTCGCTCCGAAAACCCAGGCGGACGTTGTGTAGCGAATAGCCGTCGATGCCGGTGTAGGCGGATGGGGTCGGGTTGGAGGAGAAACGCGACCGGTAGCTGCCGTCGTAGCCGAGGTAGACCTGACCGGATAGGCCAAGGAGGGTCACCGGTAGATTGCCTTCGGCTCCGAACGAGAACGACCATTTGGAAATGCCCGGCAGGGTCTGACCAGAAATGTCGCAGTTGGCGGGGCTGATCCCGCCAGGGGGGTGCTGTCAGTCTAACCGCAACTCGTCTCCGATTGGCAGAGCTCTCCCCCTCCCCTCAGTCAGCTCAGGCCATGAGGTTCTGCCACTCGGCCAGTGCGGCCGAGCGGCGGGTCTTGTAGGTCTGTCTGTCGATGAGGTGGCGTTCGAGGTTGAAGTGGTTATGGACGTTGGCGTGGACCGAGGCGAACTTCTGTAGCGACTTCATTTGTCTAAATCTGAGCATCGCCCGTTCTCGTCGTCGGAATGGGAGATGGCTGTTCTCCACCCTGTTGTTGGCCCAGCGCCCCACCTCCTGCTTCTCGGCGTTGCCCAGTTCGGTCATCGCTGCTCTGTAGGAGCGAAGACCGTCAGTGGTGATCTCAGTCGGTGAGCCGTGACGTCGCAGCGCCTTCTTTATGAACCGCAGCGCAGCCTTCTTATCTCGGGTCTTCGTAACGTAGCTCTCGAGTACCTCGCCTTCCTGGTCGACCGCTCGCCAAAGGTAGTGCATCTCCCCGTTGATCTTCACGTACACCTCATCGAGATGCCACTTCCATTGGCGGAAGCCCTTCATCCTACTGACCCGCTGGCGACGGACATCGGCGGCGAACATTGGGCCGAACCTGTTCCACCAATGGCGCACCGTCTCGTGGCTGATGTCGATGCCGCGTTCGAACAACAGGTCCTCGACGTTCCGCAGGCTCAGCGGAAAGCGGACGTACATCATCACTACAAGGCGGATCACCTCAGGTGATGAGTTGAAATAGCGGAATGGACTGGCTGGCTTACGAGGTCTTGGCATGGCCGCGACTCTAGCTGATTAGGCCCGTTCTGACAGCTGGTGCATTTGCTCTGACAGGATCCGCGCGAGCGTTCAGCCGCGACGCCGAGGCGCCTTAGCATACGCGCCAAAGCAAACTATTGCGCCGGCTCCGACACTTCGCGCACGAGGTCGCCTGTCTGATGTTCACCAGCGTGCCGCGCAATATCGGCTTGCGACACGATACCGCAGCACCTGCCAGCACCATCGACGACCGGGAGGCGGCGGACCTGATTGTCTTCCATCTTCTTGCAGCATTCGGCAACGCTCGCCTCGATAGTCACGGTGACGGGAGAAGATGACATGATCTCTTCCACCTTGGTGTCTGCGGATTTGCCCTGCGCTACGCAGCGGCAAGCGATGTCTCGGTCGGTGATGACGCCGACAAGCTGACCTTCAGTGTCGGTCACCGGAATTTGACCGCAGTCGTTGCTTGCCATCAGCGAGGCGGCTTCCTTCACACTGTCCGATGGGCTGCAGCATGCCGGATCCTTTGTCATCAGTTCGCGAATTTCCATGTCATTTCTCCTAGGTTTTTGGCAAATAGTTGCGCTGCTACGGCGCGCTCGCTCGTTTAACGCAGGGCCCTGTCCCCACGTTCCTGTCGGTCCGATGTTATGGTGCTTTCGACCGACGAGCAGCCACTCGGACGAAGAACGATATAAGCGTCGTTGAAGCGCCTGAGTTCGGTCTGCGTTCGAAGGGAGGCGAAAGGCTCGAGCTTCGCGTCGAGAACCGGATAGGGGCGGTCTGCCCGTGGATCGGCGAAAGCAAAGCGGCTGCCACGAGTCGGGACTAGAACAGCGATCCTCGCACGTTGGAACGGTGCACCATCGGCACCGTTGTTATCTACTCGCACGGCTCATCGCGGCTTCTCCTGCAATTGGTGCACGAGCCTGTTAAGGTTACCTCTGGCTCATGGCTGTTGTCCCATCAAGTCGAACACCGGAACGCAACCGCAGCAGACCTATCAACAGAAATCCAAGAAAGACTTCGCTGATGAAAGCATCCGATCTCCTAGTCGCCGCCCTGGAAGCCGAAGGTGTCGAGTACATCTTTGCCGTGCCCGGTGAGGAGAATTTGGATTTGCTTGAATCGCTTCGCACATCTTCGATCAGATTGATCGTCACCCGCCATGAACAGGGAGCGGGCTTCATGGCAGCAACATATGGTCGCCTCACCGGAAAACCCGGCGTCTGTCTGGCGACGCTGGGACCGGGGGCGACCAACCTTACAACGCCGGCC
This is a stretch of genomic DNA from Aurantiacibacter arachoides. It encodes these proteins:
- a CDS encoding BLUF domain-containing protein, with the translated sequence MGLQSLLYISESTIEPCNAQGEVERILATAHTFNASVGVTGALVFTGTHFAQVVEGEETVVSELIASIGRDERHTKLEIVIQDPLTARRFPDWSMAYNGPSQFVSRHVMRLLNDPSRSESSRAASWLAELLEQFSGFNGGAHKR
- a CDS encoding IS6 family transposase, with amino-acid sequence MPRPRKPASPFRYFNSSPEVIRLVVMMYVRFPLSLRNVEDLLFERGIDISHETVRHWWNRFGPMFAADVRRQRVSRMKGFRQWKWHLDEVYVKINGEMHYLWRAVDQEGEVLESYVTKTRDKKAALRFIKKALRRHGSPTEITTDGLRSYRAAMTELGNAEKQEVGRWANNRVENSHLPFRRRERAMLRFRQMKSLQKFASVHANVHNHFNLERHLIDRQTYKTRRSAALAEWQNLMA
- a CDS encoding CBS domain-containing protein encodes the protein MEIRELMTKDPACCSPSDSVKEAASLMASNDCGQIPVTDTEGQLVGVITDRDIACRCVAQGKSADTKVEEIMSSSPVTVTIEASVAECCKKMEDNQVRRLPVVDGAGRCCGIVSQADIARHAGEHQTGDLVREVSEPAQ